GCCTAAGCCGCGCGCAGCATCTGCTCGAGGCGTTGCGCGGCGGTCTGCTCGTCGATCTTCTCGATCGCCGCAAACTCCCGCGCCAAGCGGTCGAGGGCCGCTTGGTAGATCTGGCGTTCGCTATAGGACTGGTCCGGCTGGCCGGCGTTGCGGTGAAGATCGCGCACCACCTCGGCGATCGAGTTGGGATCGCCGGAGTTGATCTTCGCCTCGTATTCCTGCGCGCGCCGGCTCCACATGGTGCGCCGGGCGCGGCTGCGGCCGCGCAGCTTCGTCAGCGCCGCCTGCATCTCCTTGCGGGTCGACAGCCGACGCAGCCCCGAGGTGTGCGC
Above is a window of Pseudomonadota bacterium DNA encoding:
- a CDS encoding CarD family transcriptional regulator: MRPGQPALAPKLPGHAQVVVKQSPALALKNAGFATGDFVVYPTHGVGRIIAVENQQIAGHDLQLFVINFEKDRMTLRVPVPKAHTSGLRRLSTRKEMQAALTKLRGRSRARRTMWSRRAQEYEAKINSGDPNSIAEVVRDLHRNAGQPDQSYSERQIYQAALDRLAREFAAIEKIDEQTAAQRLEQMLRAA